One genomic window of Kaistia geumhonensis includes the following:
- a CDS encoding ROK family transcriptional regulator: MADQTLARYVNERSLLRLLRVEGATTRADMARQLKLTPATVTRLVAEMAERGLLREVARPAATEAGREPGRPGVAVALAPDGACFLGVEIGVGVLRFALIDLAAQIVSSSERKVSSATSPAAVVAIIAAELAALSADPAYQGRIRGVGVTVPGLVTLDGFVVHLPILGWKSVNLSELLSAATDLPVLVENNAAAAAFGAVYTEPRLPSLCTIFLKLGTGLGGAAIINGRLMRGAYGTGGEFGHIRIAEDGIRCSCGQSGCLETFVNLAALARETGDDQGAGLADLVALPAAVAGAAAAGEARALAAIETLARHLARGIVVLVNIFNPTTVVLGGVMRPILPLVLPLVERDVAEHIVPGMRMPEFRLSSLGIFECAIGAATLAHQRAFGLPELGTGEGES; encoded by the coding sequence ATGGCCGACCAGACCCTTGCCCGCTATGTGAACGAACGCAGCCTGCTCCGCCTGCTGCGTGTCGAGGGCGCGACGACGCGGGCCGACATGGCCCGCCAGCTCAAGCTGACGCCGGCCACAGTAACGCGGCTGGTGGCGGAAATGGCGGAGCGCGGGCTGTTGCGCGAGGTCGCCCGTCCCGCTGCCACGGAGGCCGGACGCGAGCCGGGACGGCCGGGCGTCGCCGTGGCGCTCGCGCCGGATGGCGCCTGTTTCCTCGGCGTGGAAATCGGCGTCGGGGTCCTGCGCTTCGCGCTGATCGACCTGGCAGCGCAAATCGTCTCGTCCTCTGAGCGGAAGGTCTCGAGCGCCACGTCGCCGGCGGCGGTGGTCGCCATCATCGCTGCCGAGCTGGCGGCCCTCTCCGCCGACCCGGCCTATCAGGGGCGCATCCGCGGCGTCGGCGTCACGGTGCCGGGACTGGTGACGCTGGACGGCTTCGTAGTCCATTTGCCGATCCTCGGCTGGAAGTCGGTCAACCTGTCGGAGCTGCTGTCGGCCGCGACCGACCTTCCGGTCCTCGTCGAGAACAACGCCGCCGCCGCGGCTTTCGGCGCGGTCTATACCGAGCCCCGGCTTCCGAGCCTCTGCACGATCTTCCTGAAGCTCGGCACCGGCCTCGGCGGTGCCGCGATCATCAATGGACGCCTCATGCGGGGCGCCTATGGGACCGGCGGCGAGTTCGGCCATATCCGCATCGCGGAAGACGGAATCCGTTGCAGCTGCGGGCAATCGGGTTGCCTCGAGACCTTCGTCAATCTCGCGGCGCTCGCCCGCGAGACCGGAGACGACCAGGGCGCGGGCCTCGCCGACCTCGTCGCGCTTCCGGCGGCGGTCGCAGGCGCGGCGGCTGCGGGGGAGGCGAGGGCGCTGGCGGCGATCGAAACACTCGCCCGCCACCTCGCGCGAGGCATCGTCGTCCTCGTCAACATCTTCAATCCGACGACGGTGGTGCTCGGCGGCGTGATGCGGCCGATCCTGCCGCTGGTGCTGCCTCTCGTCGAGCGCGACGTGGCGGAGCATATCGTGCCCGGCATGCGGATGCCCGAGTTTCGCCTGTCCTCGCTCGGCATCTTCGAATGCGCCATCGGCGCGGCGACGCTGGCCCACCAGCGTGCCTTCGGCCTGCCGGAGCTTGGAACGGGCGAGGGCGAAAGCTGA